One window from the genome of Hyphomicrobiales bacterium encodes:
- a CDS encoding SAF domain-containing protein — MNLYKKLLARAEEGRPVRAGLIGAGKFGAMFLSQVPSTPGLSVTAIADLDPERARQACAAVGWPAELSQKVAFTDSGEALIARGDVDVVIESTGDPIAGIDHALSAIAAVKHIVMVNVEADCLAGPALAARARMAGSVYSLAYGDQPALVCEMVDWARACGFHVVAAGKGTKYLPQYHAVTPDEVWDHYGLSADEARAVGMNPQMFNSFLDGTKSAIEMAAIANATGLAPPADGLGFPPCGADELASVLRPRQQGGVLEGDGMVEVVSSLKHDGAPVAHDLRWGVYCVFRAPNAYAAACFREYGLRTDPSGQFAAMFKPYHLIGLELAVSVLNAAFRGEPTGAPDGFRADVAAVAKRDLKAGERLDGEGGYTVWGKLLPARRSLDIGALPIGFAHGVKLKRAVKAGEIVRRSDVALEETSPAFRVRREAEALA, encoded by the coding sequence ATGAACCTTTACAAGAAGCTCTTGGCACGCGCCGAGGAGGGCCGCCCGGTGCGCGCCGGCCTGATCGGCGCCGGCAAGTTCGGTGCCATGTTTCTGTCCCAAGTGCCTTCGACACCGGGGCTTTCGGTCACCGCCATCGCCGATCTCGATCCCGAGCGTGCAAGGCAGGCCTGCGCCGCAGTCGGCTGGCCGGCGGAGTTGAGCCAAAAGGTCGCATTCACCGACAGCGGCGAAGCGCTGATCGCGCGAGGCGACGTCGACGTGGTCATCGAGTCGACCGGAGATCCGATCGCCGGCATCGACCATGCCCTTTCGGCCATCGCCGCGGTCAAGCACATCGTCATGGTCAATGTCGAGGCCGATTGCCTCGCAGGCCCGGCGCTCGCCGCCCGGGCGCGAATGGCCGGCAGCGTCTATTCGCTCGCCTATGGCGACCAGCCGGCGCTGGTCTGCGAGATGGTCGACTGGGCGCGGGCCTGCGGCTTTCACGTGGTCGCCGCCGGCAAGGGCACCAAATATCTGCCGCAATATCACGCCGTCACCCCGGACGAGGTGTGGGACCATTACGGCCTCAGCGCCGATGAGGCGCGGGCCGTCGGCATGAACCCGCAAATGTTCAATTCCTTCCTCGACGGCACCAAGTCGGCGATCGAGATGGCGGCGATCGCCAACGCAACCGGCCTCGCGCCGCCGGCCGACGGGCTCGGTTTCCCGCCCTGCGGCGCCGACGAGCTGGCGAGCGTGCTGCGTCCGCGCCAGCAAGGCGGGGTGCTGGAAGGCGACGGCATGGTCGAAGTCGTCTCCTCGCTCAAGCACGACGGCGCGCCAGTTGCGCACGACCTGCGCTGGGGCGTCTATTGCGTGTTTCGCGCGCCGAACGCCTATGCCGCCGCCTGCTTTCGCGAGTACGGGCTTCGCACCGACCCTTCCGGCCAGTTCGCCGCCATGTTCAAGCCCTACCATCTGATCGGCCTCGAGCTTGCGGTTTCGGTCCTCAACGCCGCCTTCAGAGGCGAGCCGACGGGGGCGCCCGACGGCTTTCGCGCCGACGTGGCGGCGGTCGCCAAGCGTGACCTGAAGGCCGGCGAGAGGCTCGACGGCGAGGGCGGCTATACGGTGTGGGGCAAGCTCCTGCCGGCGCGGCGCAGCCTCGACATCGGCGCCCTGCCGATCGGCTTTGCTCATGGCGTTAAGCTCAAGCGCGCGGTCAAGGCGGGCGAGATCGTGCGCCGGTCCGACGTCGCGCTCGAAGAGACGAGCCCCGCCTTCCGCGTGCGCCGCGAGGCCGAAGCCCTCGCCTAA
- a CDS encoding pyridoxal phosphate-dependent aminotransferase, with translation MVLLSSSLKRIKPSATIAVTNKARELKAAGRDVIGLGAGEPDFDTPDNVKEAAIAAIRAGHTKYTAVDGIPELKQAICAKFKRENGLAYKPSQISVGAGGKQVLYNALMATLDPGDEVIIPAPYWVSYPDMVALAGGTPVSVEAGIETGFKLTPQALDRAIAPRTKWLILNSPSNPSGAAYTRDELKALTDMLVNHEHVWVMTDDMYEHLTYDGFEFATVAEVEPKLYERTLTVNGVSKAYAMTGWRIGYAGGPEPLIKAMATIQSQSTSNPSSISQWAAVEALNGPQGFIPERAATFKQRRDLVVSMLNQASGLDCPTPEGAFYVYPSCAGAIGRKTAAGAVLKTDEDFVTALLEEEGVAVVQGAAFGLSPHFRVSYATSTEALEEACRRIQRFCGNLR, from the coding sequence ATGGTCCTTCTTTCCAGTTCACTCAAGAGGATCAAGCCGTCGGCGACGATCGCGGTGACCAACAAGGCGCGCGAGCTGAAGGCGGCCGGGCGCGACGTGATCGGGCTCGGCGCCGGCGAGCCCGACTTCGACACGCCCGACAATGTCAAGGAGGCGGCGATCGCGGCAATCAGGGCGGGGCATACCAAATACACCGCCGTCGACGGCATCCCGGAGCTGAAGCAGGCGATCTGCGCCAAGTTCAAGCGCGAGAACGGCCTCGCCTACAAGCCATCGCAGATCAGCGTCGGCGCCGGCGGCAAGCAGGTGCTCTACAACGCCCTGATGGCGACCCTCGATCCGGGCGACGAGGTGATCATTCCGGCGCCCTACTGGGTCAGCTATCCGGACATGGTGGCGCTCGCCGGCGGCACGCCGGTTTCCGTCGAGGCCGGCATCGAGACCGGCTTCAAGCTGACGCCGCAGGCGCTTGATCGGGCAATCGCGCCGCGGACCAAGTGGCTGATCCTCAACTCGCCGTCGAACCCGTCGGGCGCCGCCTATACGCGCGACGAGCTCAAGGCGCTGACCGACATGTTGGTAAATCATGAGCATGTGTGGGTCATGACCGACGACATGTACGAGCATCTGACCTATGACGGCTTCGAGTTCGCTACCGTCGCCGAGGTGGAGCCGAAGCTCTACGAGCGCACGCTCACCGTCAACGGCGTCTCCAAGGCCTATGCGATGACCGGCTGGCGCATCGGCTATGCCGGCGGGCCGGAGCCGCTGATCAAGGCGATGGCGACGATCCAGTCGCAGTCGACCTCGAACCCGTCGTCGATCTCGCAATGGGCGGCGGTCGAGGCGCTGAACGGCCCGCAGGGCTTCATTCCGGAGCGGGCCGCGACGTTCAAGCAACGTCGCGACCTGGTCGTGTCGATGCTGAACCAGGCGAGCGGCCTCGACTGTCCGACGCCGGAGGGCGCCTTTTACGTCTATCCCTCCTGCGCCGGCGCCATCGGCAGGAAGACGGCCGCCGGCGCGGTTCTTAAGACCGACGAGGATTTCGTCACCGCGCTGCTCGAGGAGGAAGGCGTCGCCGTCGTGCAGGGCGCGGCGTTCGGACTGTCGCCGCACTTCCGCGTCTCCTACGCCACCTCGACGGAAGCGCTCGAAGAGGCCTGCCGGCGCATCCAGCGCTTCTGCGGCAATTTGCGTTAG
- a CDS encoding PH domain-containing protein yields MSTDQTVQDELFPDYETTEPLAEAGAHWSLFLPAILVGALYGAGWLGLDVTGRGGGALARLVFLVLVAAPPLLLGHAFLRFYSAGVVVTAEHILVARGWPHQTAERIPLSEVESVSVRASLLSRLLGSGSLHIRLWDGRDVDARDLAWPQDIVEALNGRLHVVPRD; encoded by the coding sequence ATGAGCACCGATCAGACGGTACAGGACGAGCTTTTCCCCGACTATGAGACGACGGAGCCGCTGGCCGAGGCGGGCGCCCATTGGAGCCTGTTCCTGCCGGCGATCTTGGTCGGCGCGCTCTACGGCGCCGGCTGGCTGGGGCTCGACGTCACGGGCCGCGGCGGCGGCGCGCTGGCGCGGCTGGTGTTTCTGGTGCTGGTGGCGGCCCCGCCGCTGTTGCTCGGCCACGCCTTTCTGCGCTTCTATTCGGCCGGCGTCGTGGTCACCGCGGAGCACATTCTGGTGGCCCGCGGCTGGCCGCACCAGACCGCCGAGCGGATCCCGCTCTCCGAGGTCGAGTCGGTTTCCGTGCGCGCCTCGCTGCTTTCCCGCCTGCTTGGCTCCGGAAGCCTGCACATCCGCCTTTGGGACGGGCGCGATGTCGATGCCCGCGACCTCGCCTGGCCGCAGGACATCGTCGAGGCCCTGAACGGCCGGCTGCACGTCGTTCCACGTGATTAG